From a region of the Nocardioides ginsengisegetis genome:
- a CDS encoding TetR family transcriptional regulator gives MTRTRLSPEERSQQLLDLGAELFAATPYEDVHIERVAELAGVSRGLLYHYFPSKRAFFAALVRRQAEVMARETAPDLTLSPVEQLGHGVEAFLDHVARHQHGSRAAHHGGASADPEVRAIIEESMRLHEQRILDVLAPDAPSPELLRVAVRSWLVMLRSIGQEWIDRPELGRDAVRDVCVGAFVGMVQGVPVDQRGEHLDRLVRELVG, from the coding sequence GTGACCCGCACCCGCCTCTCCCCCGAGGAGCGCTCCCAGCAGCTGCTCGACCTGGGGGCCGAGCTGTTCGCGGCGACGCCGTACGAGGACGTCCACATCGAGCGGGTCGCCGAGCTCGCAGGAGTCTCGCGCGGGCTGCTCTACCACTACTTCCCGAGCAAGCGCGCGTTCTTCGCCGCCCTCGTACGCCGGCAGGCCGAGGTGATGGCCCGCGAGACCGCGCCCGACCTGACCCTGTCGCCGGTCGAGCAGCTCGGGCACGGGGTCGAGGCGTTCCTGGACCACGTCGCCCGGCACCAGCACGGCTCGCGGGCCGCGCACCACGGTGGCGCCTCCGCCGACCCGGAGGTCCGCGCGATCATCGAGGAGTCGATGCGGCTGCACGAGCAGCGGATCCTCGACGTGCTCGCGCCCGACGCACCCTCCCCCGAGCTGCTCCGCGTCGCCGTGCGCAGCTGGCTGGTGATGCTGCGCAGCATCGGCCAGGAGTGGATCGACCGGCCGGAGCTGGGGCGCGACGCCGTCCGCGACGTCTGCGTCGGCGCGTTCGTCGGCATGGTGCAGGGGGTCCCGGTCGACCAGCGGGGCGAGCACCTCGACCGGCTGGTCAGGGAGCTCGTCGGCTGA
- a CDS encoding IS110 family transposase has translation MTHNHTQIESAQVGIYGGVDTHLDFHVAAAVNALGALLGTAVFATTVQGYAELLAWLRAWGPLAQVGVEGTGSYGAGLARHLHRHDVEVLEINRPDRASRRRRGKTDAYDAEAAARTALAGHARAAKINTGAVESLRMLKLQRDSAVKQRTATLNQMHQLRVTAPQELREQLTGLTKHTLATHCVRFRVTRDTNRLTDPVQAAKKALHGLARRVLALTAEITELDADIAALTRAIAPATSAAAGVGAQTVAQLLIAIGEQPERFHSEAGFAALCGTSPIPASSGKTQRHRLNRGGNRQANSALHMATLNRLCHHPPTRAYIAARTTDAKSDPHLRRKLKRYLARELFTLLRQDLRALNTPDIAA, from the coding sequence ATGACTCACAACCACACACAGATCGAGTCCGCCCAGGTCGGGATCTACGGCGGCGTGGACACCCACCTGGACTTCCACGTCGCGGCCGCGGTCAACGCACTCGGCGCGCTGCTGGGCACCGCGGTCTTCGCGACCACGGTCCAGGGCTATGCCGAACTACTGGCCTGGCTCCGCGCCTGGGGACCACTGGCCCAGGTCGGGGTCGAGGGAACCGGCTCCTACGGCGCCGGCCTGGCCCGTCACCTGCACCGCCACGATGTCGAGGTTCTCGAGATCAACCGGCCCGACCGGGCCAGCCGCCGACGCCGCGGGAAGACCGACGCCTACGACGCCGAGGCAGCCGCCCGGACCGCGTTGGCCGGTCACGCCCGAGCCGCCAAGATCAACACCGGGGCCGTGGAGTCGCTGCGGATGCTGAAGCTGCAACGCGACTCCGCGGTCAAGCAGCGCACCGCCACGCTCAACCAGATGCACCAGCTCAGGGTCACCGCGCCCCAAGAACTCCGCGAACAACTGACCGGCCTGACCAAACACACCCTGGCCACCCACTGCGTGCGGTTCCGCGTCACCCGCGACACCAACAGACTCACCGACCCCGTCCAGGCCGCCAAGAAGGCCCTGCATGGACTGGCCCGCCGAGTCCTGGCGCTCACCGCGGAGATCACCGAACTCGACGCCGACATCGCGGCCCTGACCAGGGCCATCGCCCCGGCCACCAGTGCCGCGGCCGGTGTCGGGGCCCAGACCGTGGCACAACTGCTGATCGCCATCGGCGAGCAACCCGAACGGTTCCACAGCGAGGCCGGCTTCGCCGCCCTCTGCGGCACCAGTCCAATCCCGGCCTCCTCGGGGAAGACCCAACGTCACCGCCTCAACCGCGGCGGGAACCGACAAGCCAACAGTGCCCTGCACATGGCCACCCTCAACCGGCTCTGCCACCACCCACCGACCAGGGCCTACATCGCCGCCCGCACCACCGATGCCAAGTCGGACCCCCACCTGCGCCGCAAGCTCAAGCGCTACCTCGCCCGCGAACTCTTCACCCTGCTGCGACAAGACCTACGAGCCCTCAACACCCCCGACATCGCGGCTTGA
- a CDS encoding HAD-IIA family hydrolase, whose translation MNPSRSVETWLTDMDGVLVHEEVPIPGAQEFIERLKESGLGFLVLTNNSIFTPRDLRARLLGSGIDVPESAIWTSALATAQFLADQRPHGTAYVVGEAGLTTALHDIGYVMTDRDPDYVVLGETRTYSFEAITRAIRLIEAGARFIATNPDVSGPSVHGTLPATGSVAALISTATGRKPYYIGKPNPLMMRSALNRLDAHSETTVMIGDRMDTDIISGLEAGLRTILVTTGSTKAEHVEHFPYRPTRVVESIADVVDWVGQPVTPVESMLL comes from the coding sequence ATGAACCCCTCGCGTTCCGTGGAGACCTGGCTGACCGACATGGACGGCGTGCTCGTGCACGAGGAGGTGCCGATCCCGGGCGCGCAGGAGTTCATCGAGCGGCTCAAGGAGTCCGGGCTCGGCTTCCTGGTCCTCACCAACAACTCGATCTTCACCCCGCGCGACCTCCGCGCCCGGCTCCTCGGCAGCGGCATCGACGTCCCCGAGTCGGCGATCTGGACCTCGGCGCTGGCCACCGCGCAGTTCCTCGCCGACCAGCGTCCGCACGGCACGGCGTACGTCGTGGGCGAGGCCGGGCTGACCACGGCCCTGCACGACATCGGCTACGTGATGACCGACCGGGACCCCGACTACGTCGTGCTGGGGGAGACCCGCACCTACTCCTTCGAGGCGATCACCCGCGCGATCCGCCTGATCGAGGCGGGCGCCCGCTTCATCGCGACCAACCCCGACGTCAGCGGGCCGAGCGTGCACGGCACCCTGCCCGCGACCGGCTCGGTCGCCGCGCTGATCAGCACCGCCACGGGCCGCAAGCCCTACTACATCGGCAAGCCCAACCCGCTGATGATGCGCAGCGCGCTGAACCGCCTCGACGCGCACTCCGAGACGACCGTGATGATCGGCGACCGGATGGACACCGACATCATCAGCGGCCTCGAGGCGGGCCTGCGCACCATCCTGGTCACGACCGGCTCCACCAAGGCCGAGCACGTCGAGCACTTCCCCTACCGCCCGACCCGCGTGGTCGAGTCGATCGCCGACGTCGTGGACTGGGTGGGTCAGCCCGTCACCCCCGTCGAGTCGATGCTCCTATGA
- a CDS encoding histidine kinase dimerization/phospho-acceptor domain-containing protein, giving the protein MRNRLTLAFIVLSVCLLLGAGILRSFILRDLIREQESAHVHEESVLIADIVDRRQAEGGKVDETFLRGLVGADDRLVYSPHGAPAVEVHGSTYDDSNDPAKDIASSSEVAGGDVTVSQSPEVIKDILYRDISSVLALFLLIGAVAGLCGFFFSRWLSAPFRQLATAAAALGRGRFDLDLPETKIPEARAIALALGTSATQLEDRLRRERDFAEHTSHVLRTPLTGLRLEMEELALREDVPADVRQTAVRSMKTVDGMNQVAGDLVELARSGSLVAGAELPLVDLATQLAQRWADRLAARDRALTASAEGDLELTYTPGPVEHVLDLVLAEVVRRGTGAVRIIFSGQEGGHLRVRVASEGVVPRPRNGESEQLSRLDEARTVVAALGGRISGDDPAQGLEVLLPRR; this is encoded by the coding sequence ATGCGTAACCGCCTCACCCTTGCCTTCATCGTCCTCTCCGTCTGCCTCCTGCTCGGTGCGGGCATCCTGCGCTCGTTCATCCTGCGCGACCTGATCCGGGAGCAGGAGAGCGCGCACGTGCACGAGGAGTCGGTGCTGATCGCCGACATCGTCGACCGCCGGCAGGCCGAGGGCGGGAAGGTCGACGAGACGTTCCTCCGCGGTCTGGTCGGCGCCGACGACCGCCTCGTCTACTCCCCGCACGGCGCGCCGGCCGTCGAGGTGCACGGCTCGACGTACGACGACAGCAACGACCCGGCCAAGGACATCGCCTCGTCCTCCGAGGTCGCCGGCGGCGACGTCACGGTGAGCCAGTCGCCCGAGGTCATCAAGGACATCCTCTACCGCGACATCAGCTCGGTCCTGGCGCTGTTCCTGCTGATCGGTGCCGTCGCGGGGCTGTGCGGGTTCTTCTTCTCCCGCTGGCTGTCGGCGCCGTTCCGCCAGCTCGCCACGGCCGCGGCGGCGCTCGGCCGGGGCCGCTTCGACCTCGACCTGCCCGAGACGAAGATCCCCGAGGCGCGTGCGATCGCGCTCGCCCTCGGCACCAGCGCGACCCAGCTCGAGGACCGGCTCCGGCGCGAGCGCGACTTCGCCGAGCACACCTCCCACGTGCTGCGCACGCCGCTCACCGGGCTGCGGCTGGAGATGGAGGAGCTCGCCCTGCGCGAGGACGTCCCGGCCGACGTGCGGCAGACCGCCGTCCGCTCCATGAAGACCGTGGACGGGATGAACCAGGTGGCCGGTGACCTTGTCGAGCTGGCCCGGTCCGGCAGCCTCGTCGCCGGCGCCGAGCTGCCGCTCGTCGACCTCGCCACGCAGCTCGCCCAGCGCTGGGCCGACCGGCTCGCCGCGCGCGACCGTGCGTTGACGGCCTCCGCCGAGGGCGACCTCGAGCTCACCTACACGCCCGGGCCGGTCGAGCACGTCCTCGACCTCGTCCTCGCCGAGGTGGTCCGGCGCGGCACCGGCGCGGTCCGGATCATCTTCTCCGGCCAGGAGGGCGGTCACCTGCGAGTGCGCGTCGCCAGCGAGGGCGTCGTGCCCCGGCCGAGGAACGGTGAGTCGGAGCAGTTGAGCCGGCTCGACGAGGCCCGCACCGTCGTCGCGGCGCTCGGCGGCCGGATCTCCGGCGACGACCCCGCCCAGGGCCTCGAGGTCCTGCTGCCCCGCAGGTGA